The DNA window CCCGGACACCAAGGCCATCCTTCCCGTGCACGTCTACGGCATTCCCTGCGACGTGGACGCCATTCGGGACATGGCGGACGTGCACGGACTGAAGGTGGTCTACGATGCCGCGCACACGTTCGGCGCGCGCTTCCGCGGCCGCGCCATCGCTGCGTACGGCGACGCGGCCATGCTCAGTTTCCATGCCACGAAACTGTTTTCGACCGTCGAGGGCGGCGCGCTCGTTGTGCCGGACGCCGCGCGCAAGAAGACCGTGGATTTGTTGAAGAATTTCGGGATCAAGGACGCGGAAACGGTCGCTATGGCCGGCATCAACGGGAAGATGAACGAATTGCAGGCCGCGTTTGGCCTGCTGCATCTCGACCAGGCGGACGCGGAGATTGCGGCGCGCCGCGAGATCGCCCGGCTCTACCGCGAGGAACTGGCGGGCGTGCCGGGCATCGTTCTGATGCCCGATATTCCGGGTCTCGAGCCGAACTGCGCCTATTTCCCGATTCTGGTGGACCCTGCGGGTTTCGGCATGACGCGCGACGACCTGCACCAGTGGCTGGGCTGCGCGAACATCGAGCCGCGCAAGTATTTCTACCCGCTGTGCAGCCGCTACGCATGCTACAGCGACCTTGAGAAGTACCCGTCGGCGCGGCCCGAGAACCTGCCGGCAGCGGAACGCGCCGCGCAGCAGGTCCTGTGCCTGCCCGTATACAGCGAATTAACCCTTGACGCGGTCAGAAACATCGCCGCCTTGATTCGGGAACTGCATGCCGCCGCGCGCGGCGTTTAGGAGGGACGCGAGAATGCCAAACCAGGCGTATACGCTGCCGTTCCGCAGCGTGGGCGAGGACGTGATTATTTACGAGCGCGCGAAGATTGTCAGTCCGGAGACGATTTCCCTGGGCAACTCCGTGGTCGTGGACGATTTCGTATTCATCATGGGCGGCAAGAACACGGAAATCGGCAGCTTCGTGCACATT is part of the Candidatus Hydrogenedentota bacterium genome and encodes:
- a CDS encoding DegT/DnrJ/EryC1/StrS family aminotransferase is translated as MRKTPPAHYESIARARASAERIFVTRPAMPPLAAFQQQVAGIWERRWLTNAGELHQQLERRLAEYLGAPHLSLFCNGTIALLAALRLLELESGEVVTTPFTFPATTHALTWMGLKPVFCDIDPVTLNIDPARIEAAITPDTKAILPVHVYGIPCDVDAIRDMADVHGLKVVYDAAHTFGARFRGRAIAAYGDAAMLSFHATKLFSTVEGGALVVPDAARKKTVDLLKNFGIKDAETVAMAGINGKMNELQAAFGLLHLDQADAEIAARREIARLYREELAGVPGIVLMPDIPGLEPNCAYFPILVDPAGFGMTRDDLHQWLGCANIEPRKYFYPLCSRYACYSDLEKYPSARPENLPAAERAAQQVLCLPVYSELTLDAVRNIAALIRELHAAARGV